One genomic segment of Hugenholtzia roseola DSM 9546 includes these proteins:
- a CDS encoding DUF1707 SHOCT-like domain-containing protein: protein MKKTTYGVPKKREAVIEALQNAFSNQNLDEEEYINRLDEAMKATSIEELELVLFDFPTEVKAAIFQASTPQEGQNALAGNEWADVSSMKPYQSQMPDYQNVMPKDVKDILSSNRHQIELLDGKGLQVSNFFSSQKIDLRRAQMVGNRLRLEVECVMGETVVDLRSEALQGKTIDLHIGGAMGEVKILLPRGGEIVKQMQLYLGDFKVKDKRKGWLARLTGTQSQEINTLNFKIILHGSFWLGEVSVVY from the coding sequence ATGAAAAAAACAACTTATGGCGTTCCCAAAAAACGCGAAGCCGTCATAGAAGCCTTGCAAAATGCTTTCAGCAATCAGAATTTAGACGAAGAAGAGTACATCAACCGTTTAGATGAAGCCATGAAAGCAACCAGCATAGAAGAGCTTGAATTGGTCTTGTTTGATTTTCCTACCGAGGTAAAAGCAGCCATCTTTCAAGCCTCAACCCCCCAAGAGGGACAAAATGCCCTTGCGGGAAATGAGTGGGCAGATGTTTCAAGTATGAAACCATATCAAAGTCAGATGCCTGACTATCAGAATGTTATGCCAAAAGATGTAAAAGATATTCTTAGCTCGAATCGCCACCAAATCGAGCTTTTAGATGGGAAGGGCTTGCAGGTGAGCAATTTTTTTAGTAGCCAAAAAATAGATTTAAGACGGGCGCAAATGGTGGGCAATCGCCTGCGCCTTGAAGTAGAATGTGTAATGGGCGAAACGGTAGTAGATTTGAGAAGCGAAGCCTTACAAGGGAAAACCATCGATTTGCATATCGGCGGTGCTATGGGTGAGGTTAAGATTTTGCTACCACGTGGCGGCGAAATCGTAAAACAAATGCAGCTTTATTTAGGCGATTTTAAAGTCAAAGATAAGCGCAAGGGCTGGCTGGCACGCCTAACGGGTACGCAATCGCAGGAAATCAATACGCTCAATTTCAAGATAATCTTACATGGCTCTTTTTGGTTAGGCGAAGTTTCAGTGGTCTATTAA
- the recF gene encoding DNA replication/repair protein RecF (All proteins in this family for which functions are known are DNA-binding proteins that assist the filamentation of RecA onto DNA for the initiation of recombination or recombinational repair.) — MNFDESSEKNIQTLWLKEIHLHNFKSYEEKKYAFSSKINCIVGENGVGKTNLLDAIHYLCIGKSAFLGTESQQIRQGANFFALKGKFEQEKREEVVLCSLEKGKKKELKLNKIPYKKISEHVGKLPCVLLQPQDTDLIRESSEFRRSFFDNLLSQTSQPYLQALILYQHTLKQRNSLLKQCHELGKKVDKNLIKIYDSILVEKGNFIFEMRRKMIQKFNVFFQKYYQDLAQEKEAVSLEYRSELDKEPLAQLLKDSQADDLRLLRTTKGVHKDDYVFLLHTKSLKIYGSQGQQKTFVIALQFAKSDYLYAEKNCPPLLLLDDIFDKLDDSRIEKLAEILHQERMGQAFISDARPERSQAIFQTGHFISIPS, encoded by the coding sequence ATGAATTTTGACGAGAGTTCTGAAAAAAACATTCAAACTTTATGGCTTAAAGAAATTCACTTACATAACTTTAAAAGTTATGAAGAAAAAAAGTATGCTTTTTCATCTAAAATAAACTGTATCGTAGGTGAAAATGGCGTAGGCAAGACCAATCTATTAGATGCCATTCACTACCTCTGTATCGGAAAAAGTGCTTTTTTGGGTACAGAAAGCCAACAAATTAGGCAGGGAGCTAATTTTTTCGCCCTCAAAGGCAAATTCGAACAAGAAAAAAGAGAAGAAGTCGTACTTTGCAGTTTGGAAAAAGGAAAGAAAAAAGAGCTAAAACTAAACAAAATACCCTACAAAAAAATTAGCGAGCATGTAGGAAAACTGCCCTGTGTGCTTCTACAACCGCAGGATACCGACCTGATTCGTGAGAGTAGCGAATTTAGGCGTAGTTTTTTCGACAATTTGCTTTCCCAAACCAGTCAGCCCTACCTGCAAGCCCTTATTTTATACCAACATACGCTCAAACAACGCAACAGTCTTTTGAAACAGTGTCATGAATTAGGAAAAAAAGTAGATAAAAATTTGATAAAAATATACGATTCTATTTTGGTTGAGAAAGGAAACTTTATTTTCGAGATGCGGCGCAAGATGATACAAAAATTTAATGTTTTTTTTCAAAAATATTATCAAGATTTGGCACAAGAAAAGGAAGCCGTTTCGTTGGAATACCGTTCTGAATTAGACAAAGAACCCTTAGCGCAGTTGCTCAAAGATAGCCAAGCGGACGATTTGCGGCTTTTGCGTACTACCAAAGGGGTTCATAAGGACGATTATGTTTTCTTACTTCATACAAAAAGTTTAAAAATTTATGGTTCGCAAGGACAACAAAAAACCTTTGTCATTGCCCTACAATTTGCCAAAAGCGACTATCTCTATGCGGAAAAAAACTGTCCGCCTTTGTTGCTCTTAGACGATATCTTCGATAAACTCGATGATAGCAGAATTGAAAAATTAGCGGAAATCTTACATCAGGAAAGAATGGGTCAAGCCTTTATTTCTGATGCACGCCCCGAACGCAGTCAGGCTATTTTTCAAACAGGTCATTTTATTTCTATTCCCTCCTAA